One Oncorhynchus keta strain PuntledgeMale-10-30-2019 chromosome 23, Oket_V2, whole genome shotgun sequence DNA segment encodes these proteins:
- the LOC118401934 gene encoding mucin-2-like isoform X1, with protein MNIEMHLVVCALGILTRSSQTKGQSTALPPVFIPVSLQREDVSTASQALPIINEDGDPGPEPGPANQTSPDQADRAPTKPAVTNSDKLHQSDSVTDAGDSDDMAVTNQMTKSPAAHTVNTVTTTQDNATLAAVPDGSSSSSPVKSTSPAGLPSILGDTTSHPSNLGDTTSHPSTLGGTTHPGFAGGHLTTSTPPALDTNLLPSHVLIPIQSSAQPSTLALIPSPTQPLTMEHPQTSAPVHIPVSPPQQEVPSELNVGDEDKGPHLHSPLDPVLTGLVSVFIVTTAVVSVILFLKFRQRTDHLDFHRLQDLPMDDLMEDTPLSRYTYTY; from the exons AGACAAAGG GTCAGAGCACTGCTTTGCCCCCTGTCTTCATCCCAGTTAGCCTCCAGCGTGAGGACGTGTCTACTGCATCCCAAGCCCTCCCAATTATCAATGAAGATGGGGATCCGGGGCCAGAGCCAGGTCCTGCCAATCAGACCTCACCAGACCAAGCGGATAGAGCCCCAACCAAACCAGCTGTTACCAACAGCGACAAGCTGCACCAATCAGATTCTGTTACAGACGCTGGTGACAGCGATGACATGGCTGTGACCAATCAGATGACCAAGTCTCCAGCTGCACACACAGTCAACACTGTTACCACCACCCAAGACAATGCCACTCTCGCAG CCGTTCCAGAtggctcctcctcctcatcccctgtGAAGAGCACCTCCCCTGCAGGACTGCCCTCCATCCTAGGGGACACTACTAGCCACCCCTCCAACCTAGGGGACACTACTAGCCACCCCTCCACCCTAGGGGGCACTACCCACCCTGGTTTCGCTGGAGGCCACCTCACCACCTCTACTCCTCCTGCCTTAGATACCAACCTACTTCCATCCCATGTTTTAATACCGATCCAGTCCTCTGCCCAACCCAGCACCCTTGCCCTGATCCCTTCCCCAACCCAACCCCTCACCATGGAGCACCCCCAGACCTCTGCCCCAGTCCACATCCCTGTCAGCCCACCTCAACAGGAGGTTCCATCGGAGCTCAATGTTGGAGATGAGG ACAAAGGGCCacatctccactctcctctggACCCTGTGCTGACTGGCCTGGTCTCTGTCTTCATTGTCACCACAGCCGTAGTCTCTGTCATCCTCTTCCTCAAGTTCCGCCAACGAACCGACCACCTGGACTTCCACCGGCTGCAGGATCTACCTATG GATGACTTGATGGAAGACACGCCACTTTCCAGATACACTTACACTTACTGA
- the LOC118401934 gene encoding mucin-6-like isoform X2, producing MAVTNQMTKSPAAHTVNTVTTTQDNATLAAVPDGSSSSSPVKSTSPAGLPSILGDTTSHPSNLGDTTSHPSTLGGTTHPGFAGGHLTTSTPPALDTNLLPSHVLIPIQSSAQPSTLALIPSPTQPLTMEHPQTSAPVHIPVSPPQQEVPSELNVGDEDKGPHLHSPLDPVLTGLVSVFIVTTAVVSVILFLKFRQRTDHLDFHRLQDLPMDDLMEDTPLSRYTYTY from the exons ATGGCTGTGACCAATCAGATGACCAAGTCTCCAGCTGCACACACAGTCAACACTGTTACCACCACCCAAGACAATGCCACTCTCGCAG CCGTTCCAGAtggctcctcctcctcatcccctgtGAAGAGCACCTCCCCTGCAGGACTGCCCTCCATCCTAGGGGACACTACTAGCCACCCCTCCAACCTAGGGGACACTACTAGCCACCCCTCCACCCTAGGGGGCACTACCCACCCTGGTTTCGCTGGAGGCCACCTCACCACCTCTACTCCTCCTGCCTTAGATACCAACCTACTTCCATCCCATGTTTTAATACCGATCCAGTCCTCTGCCCAACCCAGCACCCTTGCCCTGATCCCTTCCCCAACCCAACCCCTCACCATGGAGCACCCCCAGACCTCTGCCCCAGTCCACATCCCTGTCAGCCCACCTCAACAGGAGGTTCCATCGGAGCTCAATGTTGGAGATGAGG ACAAAGGGCCacatctccactctcctctggACCCTGTGCTGACTGGCCTGGTCTCTGTCTTCATTGTCACCACAGCCGTAGTCTCTGTCATCCTCTTCCTCAAGTTCCGCCAACGAACCGACCACCTGGACTTCCACCGGCTGCAGGATCTACCTATG GATGACTTGATGGAAGACACGCCACTTTCCAGATACACTTACACTTACTGA